One stretch of Acipenser ruthenus unplaced genomic scaffold, fAciRut3.2 maternal haplotype, whole genome shotgun sequence DNA includes these proteins:
- the LOC117409918 gene encoding uncharacterized protein LOC117409918 isoform X1, whose protein sequence is MPSGREPACTKTLPTVTGLRQQLRATEDTSAATGTGSVRPESSTSCSGTYLSPSSASEDDDSSSSSSSSSYTEHGPSSPEPRSQRDPKALQLYRAFLSGPLPTAKGRDNTKQAVQHIRLFLQHMARLPEGPVRNDLRFLRHASRSQSWFDELMRSGLKPTTVHSYLQDVLSFLRYLHEADLSHVKLSERNIRSLMFLLKSFRKQGKRQLSLHRQLVQDHGQERLIPKNKLQCFNQQCETAIPELLDLCESAPSNACTLVGLLCGRLLLHNGHRRGVVMNMSLLDFDGAKAYTGEFHISVSNHKTAATFGKAVLVVSTLEHQWLLRYAAMRHKLPGYSYKPTTFFFTNKGNPIKKIGRAISKAWKYWGLGDDITTGMIRSAVVTYTWATHNEVNKTAVSRHMAHSLRTQESFYVHDQAPADHQRARRLIGESLELTDSLPPLVAHSASTEDTCLNAPSQDLSDFNKVL, encoded by the exons ATGCCCTCGGGAAGGGAGCCAGCATGTACAAAAACGCTGCCGACTGTCACGGGGCTGCGACAACAGCTACGAGCCACAGAGGACACCTCGGCAGCTACTGGGACTGGCTCGGTACGCCCAGAGAGTAGCACATCTTGTAGCGGCACATACCTGTCGCCGTCCTCAGCATCTGAAGATGAtgattcctcctcctcctcctcctcctcctcctatacAGAGCATGGACCTTCAAGCCCCGAGCCAAGAAGCCAACGTGACC CCAAAGCGCTTCAGCTGTACCGAGCGTTTCTGTCAGGACCGCTACCCACTGCAAAGGGCCGGGACAACACGAAACAGGCGGTTCAGCATATCCGACTATTCTTGCAACACATGGCCAGGTTACCAGAGGGGCCAGTCAGGAACGACTTGCGGTTCTTGCGCCACGCCTCACGGAGCCAGTC GTGGTTCGATGAGTTGATGAGATCAGGATTGAAACCTACCACGGTCCACAGTTACCTACAGGACGTACTTTCTTTCCTGCGGTACCTGCATGAGGCTGACTTAAGCCACGTAAAACTTTCTGAACGGAACATACGCTCGTTAATGTTCCTCCTCAAATCGTTCAGAAAGCAGGGGAAAAGGCAACTCTCGCTGCACCGTCAATTGGTACAAGACCATGGGCAAG AGCGGCTCATCCCTAAAAACAAGCTCCAGTGCTTTAACCAGCAATGCGAGACGGCGATACCTGAACTACTTG ATCTCTGCGAGTCGGCACCTTCCAACGCCTGCACCCTGGTCGGCCTTCTGTGCGGGAGGCTGTTGTTGCACAATGGTCATCGTAGGGGGGTCGTAATGAATATGAGTCTGCTTGACTTTGACGGTGCCAAAGCCTACACGGGGGAGTTCCACATCAGC GTGAGTAACCACAAAACGGCAGCGACCTTCGGGAAAGCGGTGTTGGTGGTGAGCACCCTGGAGCATCAATGGCTCTTGCGGTATGCCGCAATGAGACACAAACTCCCGGGATACAGCTACAAACCAACCACGTTTTTCTTTACCAACAAGGGCAACCCTATCAAGAAGATCGGAAGAGCCATTTCGAAAGCTTGGAAGTACTGGGGGCTGGGAGACGACATTACCACAGGCATGATTCGCTCTGCGGTGGTCACCTAT ACTTGGGCAACTCATAACGAAGTTAACAAAACTGCAGTTTCGAGACACATGGCGCACAGCCTGAGAACACAGGAGAGCTTCTACGTCCATGACCAAGCCCCGGCTGACCACCAACGAGCAAGACGCCTCATCGGGGAGAGCCTGGAGCTTACCGACAGCCTGCCGCCCCTGGTCGCTCACTCTGCCTCCACAGAGGACACCTGTTTAAATGCACCGTCTCAGGATCTGTCTGATTTTAATAAAGTGCTTTAG
- the LOC117409918 gene encoding uncharacterized protein LOC117409918 isoform X2 — MPSGREPACTKTLPTVTGLRQQLRATEDTSAATGTGSVRPESSTSCSGTYLSPSSASEDDDSSSSSSSSSYTEHGPSSPEPRSQRDPKALQLYRAFLSGPLPTAKGRDNTKQAVQHIRLFLQHMARLPEGPVRNDLRFLRHASRSQSWFDELMRSGLKPTTVHSYLQDVLSFLRYLHEADLSHVKLSERNIRSLMFLLKSFRKQGKRQLSLHRQLVQDHGQERLIPKNKLQCFNQQCETAIPELLDLCESAPSNACTLVGLLCGRLLLHNGHRRGVVMNMSLLDFDGAKAYTGEFHISVSNHKTAATFGKAVLVGNPIKKIGRAISKAWKYWGLGDDITTGMIRSAVVTYTWATHNEVNKTAVSRHMAHSLRTQESFYVHDQAPADHQRARRLIGESLELTDSLPPLVAHSASTEDTCLNAPSQDLSDFNKVL, encoded by the exons ATGCCCTCGGGAAGGGAGCCAGCATGTACAAAAACGCTGCCGACTGTCACGGGGCTGCGACAACAGCTACGAGCCACAGAGGACACCTCGGCAGCTACTGGGACTGGCTCGGTACGCCCAGAGAGTAGCACATCTTGTAGCGGCACATACCTGTCGCCGTCCTCAGCATCTGAAGATGAtgattcctcctcctcctcctcctcctcctcctatacAGAGCATGGACCTTCAAGCCCCGAGCCAAGAAGCCAACGTGACC CCAAAGCGCTTCAGCTGTACCGAGCGTTTCTGTCAGGACCGCTACCCACTGCAAAGGGCCGGGACAACACGAAACAGGCGGTTCAGCATATCCGACTATTCTTGCAACACATGGCCAGGTTACCAGAGGGGCCAGTCAGGAACGACTTGCGGTTCTTGCGCCACGCCTCACGGAGCCAGTC GTGGTTCGATGAGTTGATGAGATCAGGATTGAAACCTACCACGGTCCACAGTTACCTACAGGACGTACTTTCTTTCCTGCGGTACCTGCATGAGGCTGACTTAAGCCACGTAAAACTTTCTGAACGGAACATACGCTCGTTAATGTTCCTCCTCAAATCGTTCAGAAAGCAGGGGAAAAGGCAACTCTCGCTGCACCGTCAATTGGTACAAGACCATGGGCAAG AGCGGCTCATCCCTAAAAACAAGCTCCAGTGCTTTAACCAGCAATGCGAGACGGCGATACCTGAACTACTTG ATCTCTGCGAGTCGGCACCTTCCAACGCCTGCACCCTGGTCGGCCTTCTGTGCGGGAGGCTGTTGTTGCACAATGGTCATCGTAGGGGGGTCGTAATGAATATGAGTCTGCTTGACTTTGACGGTGCCAAAGCCTACACGGGGGAGTTCCACATCAGC GTGAGTAACCACAAAACGGCAGCGACCTTCGGGAAAGCGGTGTTGGTG GGCAACCCTATCAAGAAGATCGGAAGAGCCATTTCGAAAGCTTGGAAGTACTGGGGGCTGGGAGACGACATTACCACAGGCATGATTCGCTCTGCGGTGGTCACCTAT ACTTGGGCAACTCATAACGAAGTTAACAAAACTGCAGTTTCGAGACACATGGCGCACAGCCTGAGAACACAGGAGAGCTTCTACGTCCATGACCAAGCCCCGGCTGACCACCAACGAGCAAGACGCCTCATCGGGGAGAGCCTGGAGCTTACCGACAGCCTGCCGCCCCTGGTCGCTCACTCTGCCTCCACAGAGGACACCTGTTTAAATGCACCGTCTCAGGATCTGTCTGATTTTAATAAAGTGCTTTAG
- the LOC117409918 gene encoding uncharacterized protein LOC117409918 isoform X3: MPSGREPACTKTLPTVTGLRQQLRATEDTSAATGTGSVRPESSTSCSGTYLSPSSASEDDDSSSSSSSSSYTEHGPSSPEPRSQRDPKALQLYRAFLSGPLPTAKGRDNTKQAVQHIRLFLQHMARLPEGPVRNDLRFLRHASRSQSWFDELMRSGLKPTTVHSYLQDVLSFLRYLHEADLSHVKLSERNIRSLMFLLKSFRKQGKRQLSLHRQLVQDHGQERLIPKNKLQCFNQQCETAIPELLDLCESAPSNACTLVGLLCGRLLLHNGHRRGVVMNMSLLDFDGAKAYTGEFHISTWATHNEVNKTAVSRHMAHSLRTQESFYVHDQAPADHQRARRLIGESLELTDSLPPLVAHSASTEDTCLNAPSQDLSDFNKVL; this comes from the exons ATGCCCTCGGGAAGGGAGCCAGCATGTACAAAAACGCTGCCGACTGTCACGGGGCTGCGACAACAGCTACGAGCCACAGAGGACACCTCGGCAGCTACTGGGACTGGCTCGGTACGCCCAGAGAGTAGCACATCTTGTAGCGGCACATACCTGTCGCCGTCCTCAGCATCTGAAGATGAtgattcctcctcctcctcctcctcctcctcctatacAGAGCATGGACCTTCAAGCCCCGAGCCAAGAAGCCAACGTGACC CCAAAGCGCTTCAGCTGTACCGAGCGTTTCTGTCAGGACCGCTACCCACTGCAAAGGGCCGGGACAACACGAAACAGGCGGTTCAGCATATCCGACTATTCTTGCAACACATGGCCAGGTTACCAGAGGGGCCAGTCAGGAACGACTTGCGGTTCTTGCGCCACGCCTCACGGAGCCAGTC GTGGTTCGATGAGTTGATGAGATCAGGATTGAAACCTACCACGGTCCACAGTTACCTACAGGACGTACTTTCTTTCCTGCGGTACCTGCATGAGGCTGACTTAAGCCACGTAAAACTTTCTGAACGGAACATACGCTCGTTAATGTTCCTCCTCAAATCGTTCAGAAAGCAGGGGAAAAGGCAACTCTCGCTGCACCGTCAATTGGTACAAGACCATGGGCAAG AGCGGCTCATCCCTAAAAACAAGCTCCAGTGCTTTAACCAGCAATGCGAGACGGCGATACCTGAACTACTTG ATCTCTGCGAGTCGGCACCTTCCAACGCCTGCACCCTGGTCGGCCTTCTGTGCGGGAGGCTGTTGTTGCACAATGGTCATCGTAGGGGGGTCGTAATGAATATGAGTCTGCTTGACTTTGACGGTGCCAAAGCCTACACGGGGGAGTTCCACATCAGC ACTTGGGCAACTCATAACGAAGTTAACAAAACTGCAGTTTCGAGACACATGGCGCACAGCCTGAGAACACAGGAGAGCTTCTACGTCCATGACCAAGCCCCGGCTGACCACCAACGAGCAAGACGCCTCATCGGGGAGAGCCTGGAGCTTACCGACAGCCTGCCGCCCCTGGTCGCTCACTCTGCCTCCACAGAGGACACCTGTTTAAATGCACCGTCTCAGGATCTGTCTGATTTTAATAAAGTGCTTTAG